DNA sequence from the Salminus brasiliensis chromosome 3, fSalBra1.hap2, whole genome shotgun sequence genome:
TGATGCGCATCCTGGAGAGTAAGAACATCCAGTTTGAACTGATTGATATTTCAGTGGGCGGGGCTCTTCGGGATGAGATGAGGACCAAATCCAGCAACCCCACAGCAGTTCCGCCACAAATTTTCAATGATGATCAGTACTGTGGGGTAAGAACAAGTAGAgagacagatgtgtgtgtgtgtgtgtgtgtgtgtatattatattaatataataagatatatatatagtgccctccataattattggcacccctggttaagatgtgttctttagcttctaataaattgagtttttttctaaataatataggaccacgatggaaaa
Encoded proteins:
- the sh3bgrl3 gene encoding SH3 domain-binding glutamic acid-rich-like protein 3, which translates into the protein MGIKLYYTTVTASREVKSQQAEVMRILESKNIQFELIDISVGGALRDEMRTKSSNPTAVPPQIFNDDQYCGNYEMFSEAVEEDTVEQFLKIA